The region GGAGCAGAGGTTCAAGCCTAACCCAACAGTTTGAAACCACATACCCTtcatctttctttctttactgACTTTTCTTTCGGCAACCTGTGTGACATTCGTTAATATCAAACACTTGAGACATGTACGAAAGCTATGACGTCCACCACTGCTCTACTCAGCTAACTTTGTCCAAGGCATCTAGCATTCCCCAAATTAGCCTCCCTGGCCACCATCCTCGCACTGACAAGGCAGATCAGTGCGAGAGTCAccattcctcctccacagaaCTCAACATGCGAACCCCTCTTTGGCAAAATAGAGGCCACAAACGGCGGCCGGAAGATCGGGGTTGTCATCGATAGGTCCGGTTCAATGGAGGACACCGACCCGAGCAACCTCCGTCTCCAAGCCgccaagctcctcgtcgGAAAGCTGATTCCATCCTCCGGCACAACCACCGGTCAAACCGCCGACCAAGTCACCATCGTCCAGTTCAACGAGACAGCCGAGGTCCTCTACCCCCTCGGTGACCCCAGCGGTGCAGGAGCCACAATCGACGGCATCCCCGCCAACGGCGGGACCTtcatcggcggcggcatctcCGCCGCCCTCGACGAACTTACAAGAAGCGGCAACAAGCCCGACGCCGCCGGCATCTTCGTCCTCACCGACGGAGCCGAcgaccccccctccctcatctcAGACACGATCGACTCCATCAACCGCGCCCAACAAGCCGGCATCCGCGTGTCCTTCGGCTTCCTCTCCGTCGACGCGGAGGAGCAAGACTCCCGCATCACCTCCGCCATCCTCAGCTCGGGCGGCACCTTCACAACAGTAAACACAGCAGAAGACACCTCCAAGCTCGTCGCCCAAGCCCTCCTCAACGGGCTAGTCGGACCCCCGCAGACAGGCAGCGTTCCCCTGTTACCTGGTCTCAAAACAGCGGGGATGCTCTCCCAGACAAGCCTCACCACCTTTTCCTACGCTGCCCAGAGCGGCGAGGCGTTCAATGTCACTGTCACAGCCATCGACAATATCCCCCTCAAGGCCACGTTGAAGCAAGCGGGTCAGACGAGTGAGATCAAATCTGCTGTCACAGACACCACAACTGGGATCGCGCTGCTGGAGTACACCGCGTTCTCGACTGGGAATTACACCATTGAAGTCTCGTCGGCTGGTGGGTCAAAGTCGGGGCTCTTTGCGGTGCAGATTGGGAGCTCGCTTGACCCCTGCAAGCCGTCAAACTCGACGGTGCCGCTTCCTTCTGGCACCGGGGCGATCCCTTCCCCGACTGCTTCGACTGTTTTCACTGCTGGGGCTGTGCCCATGGGTGGTAATGCGGCTTTGCagatgggggttgggttgtCTTTGATGGCGGCTTTTCTTGAGATGTTTTTGAGTGGATAATTGATAGGGTAGCTTGGTGTGATGGCTTACATGTCTGGATCTGTGAGGATGGGTTCACATGTTTCAAAATAAGTTTGAGGTTGTTCAACAGAATCCTTGTTCAGCACGTTAGGTAGATGAAGAAATTCAGGAACTCCAAGATTTCTATCAAAGCCCAAAGAGCAGTAAGGCAGCATTTGCAGGCGTCATCAACACAACCCCTTGAGAAAGTCAACCCACAACGCCACAGGCCATCAAATCACAAAGCTTTTCCCTCATTTAAACTCCCCATGACAGACATCATCCGAACGCATTCTCATCTCCGCCTCTTCCACAGCATGGTCCCAATTAGCCTGGTACAGGTACCAGAGCTCCACGCTCGAAACACTGCGTGATTCGTTAGTCCAAGCCACTGGGCGGACAAGCTCGACCACATTGGAAAACTTACACTGCTAGGCCAATGGCAATGCCGAACCAGAGCCCCTCCAGTTTCCATCCAAGAACCCATCCAGTCGAGAACGAGATAGGCAGCGCCACGAGATAGTACGAACCCAAGTTGGTGAAGCTACCAATGCTCTGCCTCCCGATACCCCTGAGAAGGCCGTGTGATATTGCTGCCAGGGCGTCAAACAGTTGCAGGACAGCGCATATGGGTAGCACTTCTGACACGATGGCTGCAACCTCTTCGTCATTTGTAAAGAGGTACGGTATCTTGAATCGGAGGCTGCTGAGCAGGGCGAGGTTGAACAGTCCCACCAGACATCCAGCCACGAGTGCCTGTCGAGATGTAAGCTATTGCTCCTTGACGATGCCacagggaaaaaaaaaaaaaaaaaagatggcACGTACCACTTTTGCGCTGGTCTTCGCAGCGCCACTTAATCTGGCCCCGATAAGGTTTGCCACGCGTGTTGAGGCCGCGATGGAAAGCGGAAAGGGGATGTTGAATGTCGTGGACGTCACCGTGACAACGACGCTCTGTGCGGCAAGATGAGCACTGCCGAATTGACTGGCTGCCAGTGTGAGAACCTCAAAGGCAAAATACTGCGCTTCAACCATGATCATTCCAGGAAGAGCAAGCTTGACCATCGGCCCTATTCAGATTGGTCAGCATGGAAGATTCGTACAAGGCGTGTTTTGGTGACGAGGGACAAGTGGGTCGTCCCCGAAAAGGGGTAAGAAGGTCAAAGTGCCAAAGGTTGCTTACCCCAGTTGCTGAATGCTCGTCGAGTGAGCCCATTCCAGCACTCCATGCCTTCAATGAACCGAACATAGAGGAAAAGCAGGAATGGAAGAAGATTCTGCGTGAAGACGACGGCTGTTGCAGCGCCCGTGAACCCCCATCCCATTTTCCATACAAAGAACCAGTTGGCAAAGATGTTGACTGAAGCGCCAATGAGAAGAACAAAGGTTGTTGCGTGAAACAGACCCTGAGCCTGCACGAAGCGCTTGCCGCTCTCGAATGCCGCAACACCAGGTGTCCCGAGAATCAGCACCCGGAGGTACAGCCCCGCCAGCGCAGCTGTCTCGGGCTCCGGAATGATCGAGGCTAGCACGCTTCCTGAAAACCACCACAGGGTAACAATGGGAACTAGCAGCATCCACAACAGATATGTCATTCTCTGAAGCTGCAGTCCGACCAAGTGTTTGTGGCCAGATCCATAGGCTTGGGCACAGAGCGTATCCAGGCAAGTTGAGAGGCCTTGAACTGGGGCGTAGCAGGTGATGTTGGCGGTCATGGTGGCGAGACTGACGGCTCCAAGTTCCAGACGACCAATGCGGCCCACAGTGAAAACACTTGTGACAGTGACCGAGTAGTGTAGAAGGAATGTGATGATCAACGACCTCGAGTATTGTGTGAGAGTTTGGGCTTCGCGCTGCCATGTTGTTTTGAGGACATTGGCAGCTACCGCCGCTTCCCATCGGTTGATCTCGTCGCTCTCGGTCGGGGACGGCGGGTCCAGGTAG is a window of Podospora pseudopauciseta strain CBS 411.78 chromosome 1, whole genome shotgun sequence DNA encoding:
- a CDS encoding hypothetical protein (EggNog:ENOG503NUM1; COG:V), which translates into the protein MSPAQPIKFKPRPDRLLEASTFVSNSYLSSSPIAQEILARDLAECCDDYGTHDCRCGHDYDDDVDFETEPLEVTNAQGSSFAPRSSGVAYGTLRPIITTETAASSDVALSRDAERSLLRDNHILPPKHRRGLAEPAWKQMYRRMFSTKVPQSDEVGPIISASSTKALESTPLLQDIYLDPPSPTESDEINRWEAAVAANVLKTTWQREAQTLTQYSRSLIITFLLHYSVTVTSVFTVGRIGRLELGAVSLATMTANITCYAPVQGLSTCLDTLCAQAYGSGHKHLVGLQLQRMTYLLWMLLVPIVTLWWFSGSVLASIIPEPETAALAGLYLRVLILGTPGVAAFESGKRFVQAQGLFHATTFVLLIGASVNIFANWFFVWKMGWGFTGAATAVVFTQNLLPFLLFLYVRFIEGMECWNGLTRRAFSNWGPMVKLALPGMIMVEAQYFAFEVLTLAASQFGSAHLAAQSVVVTVTSTTFNIPFPLSIAASTRVANLIGARLSGAAKTSAKVALVAGCLVGLFNLALLSSLRFKIPYLFTNDEEVAAIVSEVLPICAVLQLFDALAAISHGLLRGIGRQSIGSFTNLGSYYLVALPISFSTGWVLGWKLEGLWFGIAIGLAVVSSVELWYLYQANWDHAVEEAEMRMRSDDVCHGEFK